A portion of the Chlamydia avium 10DC88 genome contains these proteins:
- a CDS encoding membrane protein, producing the protein MNFKLPIYRIGVTQDINNTIKIAILQKTCKEWIVAYCAHIGENNTELLPKKYREALCIFSLKGSDSLIKSSLSSLKNKRNILKTTLTDLETHAIFPWESLVISPHIGKKDACKTTPITLWITQKDTIERKVSLLHQSQVFPDTISCQPADIFFLAQQTPLKALPAYFLIYTGSLETTCLFVKNESVLVSRSFHNSSPEYHENIVTTLNYIKDTYPTIPLSVIHVMGLSPELKKSLEQKINLPLVPCQITTLNVDEDTWLNYGDAIISAYHGTSRKIVAFPYNPMFNSTASQKFWLKRTTRLISKFALISTLIVGTDSMLKLSSLSHRVRDNFALVCPESKKIPSSLRTIKTALFSALSSYNTHKEYAYLPTIPTSKETMQFLSAISEPTPSIKLSYFCYSLISFPSKQTPNVPYEATVSIKGEGNSEEISQFLQRIYQHPKLSKITKTQCGQTFELQFNIASEEIL; encoded by the coding sequence ATGAACTTTAAACTACCCATATACCGCATTGGGGTAACCCAGGATATAAATAATACAATTAAAATAGCAATCTTACAGAAAACATGTAAAGAATGGATAGTTGCCTATTGCGCACATATTGGTGAAAACAATACGGAGCTCCTTCCTAAAAAATATCGCGAAGCTCTCTGTATTTTTTCTCTAAAAGGCAGTGATAGCTTAATCAAAAGCTCCTTGTCTTCTTTAAAGAATAAAAGAAATATTTTAAAAACTACTTTAACAGACTTAGAAACTCATGCCATTTTCCCTTGGGAATCCCTAGTCATCTCTCCTCACATAGGGAAAAAAGATGCCTGTAAGACAACACCTATTACACTATGGATCACACAAAAAGATACCATAGAACGAAAAGTGAGCCTTCTACACCAATCCCAGGTTTTTCCTGATACAATATCCTGTCAACCTGCAGATATTTTCTTCTTAGCTCAACAAACACCGTTAAAAGCTTTACCCGCTTATTTTCTAATTTATACCGGCTCTTTGGAAACTACCTGCCTATTTGTCAAAAATGAATCCGTACTAGTCTCTCGCTCCTTCCACAACTCTTCTCCAGAGTATCATGAAAATATTGTAACAACCCTAAACTATATCAAAGATACCTACCCTACAATACCTCTATCTGTCATTCATGTGATGGGGTTGTCACCTGAACTTAAAAAATCATTAGAACAAAAAATTAATTTACCGTTAGTTCCCTGCCAAATAACAACCTTAAATGTAGACGAAGACACCTGGTTAAACTATGGCGACGCAATTATCTCAGCCTACCACGGGACATCTAGAAAGATTGTTGCATTTCCCTATAACCCTATGTTTAACTCCACTGCCTCACAAAAGTTCTGGCTAAAACGCACAACACGACTTATTAGCAAATTCGCCTTGATATCCACTCTGATCGTGGGCACGGATTCTATGCTCAAACTTTCTTCTCTCTCTCATCGTGTTCGAGATAATTTTGCATTAGTATGTCCTGAAAGTAAAAAAATACCTTCCTCCCTACGGACTATCAAGACTGCCCTATTCTCCGCACTATCATCTTATAATACACATAAAGAGTATGCCTACTTACCTACAATACCTACAAGTAAAGAAACCATGCAATTTCTCTCGGCGATATCTGAACCTACTCCCTCAATTAAACTATCTTATTTCTGTTATTCCCTCATTTCATTTCCTTCCAAACAAACGCCAAATGTTCCTTACGAAGCAACTGTATCTATTAAAGGAGAGGGAAATTCCGAAGAAATATCACAATTTCTTCAACGGATTTACCAGCACCCCAAACTTTCTAAAATTACTAAAACCCAGTGTGGGCAAACTTTTGAATTACAATTTAATATAGCTTCCGAGGAAATCCTATGA
- a CDS encoding toxin-antitoxin system YwqK family antitoxin: MAIKTYIYHLILCFLCAFPLHSAGTYEKLTLIGINIIDRNGLSETIGSKEKLKKYSQIDFLSPQPYQKVMRMYKNTKGEHVSCLTTYHNNGQIKQYLECVNNRACGRYREWHSNGKIRIQAEVIGGIADLHPSAELGWLFHGTTLAHNDEGILEAAINYDKGSLQGVSYYYHPNGQIWKECSYHKGQAHGDFLTYTCEGYLLKKQTYQNGEKHGISIRYEEQSGTILCQEEYDKGLLVHGYYLDPQTYQPFSEIIHGQGLQALYGKHAIIETRVFAQGKPCGKVTLWDSSGKIIIQTYTSIDGTKHGEEVFFYADSGKPKLLLTWNHGILQGPVKTWFPNGNLESCKELINTKKSGLLTLYYPEGQIMATEEYDNELLIKGEYFRSGDRHPYSKVEKGCGTATFFTPSGTIIKKIPYQDGKPSLYY, encoded by the coding sequence ATGGCTATAAAAACATATATTTATCATCTCATTCTATGTTTTCTATGTGCTTTTCCTCTACATTCCGCGGGTACATATGAAAAACTCACACTCATAGGAATTAATATTATCGACAGAAATGGTCTATCCGAAACCATTGGTTCCAAAGAAAAACTCAAGAAATACTCCCAAATTGATTTTCTCTCCCCCCAACCTTATCAAAAAGTCATGCGAATGTATAAAAATACCAAGGGAGAGCATGTGTCCTGTCTAACCACGTACCATAACAATGGACAGATCAAACAGTATCTAGAATGTGTAAACAACCGTGCTTGTGGACGTTATCGCGAATGGCACTCTAATGGGAAAATCCGCATTCAAGCAGAGGTCATTGGAGGCATTGCAGATCTTCACCCCTCAGCGGAATTGGGATGGTTATTTCATGGAACAACTCTAGCCCACAATGACGAAGGCATATTAGAAGCTGCTATCAACTATGATAAAGGATCATTACAAGGAGTCTCCTACTATTATCACCCTAACGGACAAATATGGAAAGAATGCTCCTATCATAAAGGACAGGCTCATGGTGATTTCTTAACTTACACATGTGAAGGATATTTATTAAAAAAACAAACTTACCAGAACGGTGAAAAACACGGTATTTCCATACGCTATGAAGAACAATCTGGGACTATCCTTTGCCAAGAAGAATATGACAAAGGTTTACTCGTCCATGGGTATTATCTTGATCCTCAAACTTATCAACCGTTTTCTGAAATCATTCACGGCCAAGGACTACAAGCCTTATATGGGAAACATGCAATTATAGAAACACGGGTATTTGCACAAGGAAAACCTTGTGGAAAGGTTACTCTCTGGGATTCTTCAGGGAAAATTATCATACAGACATATACATCAATAGATGGGACGAAACACGGTGAAGAAGTATTTTTCTATGCTGACTCTGGGAAACCTAAACTTTTATTAACATGGAATCATGGTATTCTACAAGGTCCTGTCAAAACATGGTTCCCAAATGGAAATCTAGAAAGTTGTAAAGAATTAATAAACACCAAAAAATCGGGTTTATTAACCCTGTACTACCCTGAGGGACAAATTATGGCTACCGAAGAATATGATAACGAATTGCTGATTAAAGGAGAGTACTTCCGATCCGGAGATCGTCATCCCTATTCTAAAGTAGAAAAAGGATGCGGCACTGCTACATTCTTCACACCATCAGGCACAATTATAAAAAAAATCCCCTATCAAGATGGGAAACCTTCTCTTTATTACTAA
- the recA gene encoding recombinase RecA codes for MNLPDRKKALEAAIAYIEKQFGSGSIMSLGKHLASHEISTIKTGALSLDLALGIGGVPKGRIVEIFGPESSGKTTLATHIVANAQKMGGVAAYIDAEHALDPSYASLIGANINDLMISQPDCGEDALSIAELLARSGAVDVIVIDSVAALVPKSELEGDIGDMHVGLQARMMSQALRKLTATLARSQTCAIFINQIREKIGVSFGNPETTTGGRALKFYSSIRIDIRRIGAIKGNENFDLGNRIKVKVAKNKLAPPFRTAEFDILFNEGISSAGCILDLAVEHNIIEKKGSWFNYQDRKLGQGREAVREELKKNKKLFDELEKRILEITSVPKSLIIEENKETPLATIVS; via the coding sequence ATGAATTTACCAGATCGGAAAAAAGCACTAGAAGCAGCTATTGCTTACATTGAAAAGCAATTTGGTTCTGGATCCATCATGAGTTTGGGGAAACACTTGGCCTCTCATGAAATTTCAACAATTAAAACAGGGGCTTTATCCTTAGATTTGGCATTAGGCATTGGAGGAGTTCCTAAAGGACGGATCGTAGAAATTTTTGGCCCTGAATCTTCAGGAAAAACAACGTTGGCCACACACATTGTTGCTAATGCCCAAAAAATGGGTGGTGTTGCTGCTTATATTGATGCTGAACATGCCCTTGATCCAAGCTATGCCTCCCTTATAGGAGCTAATATCAATGATTTAATGATTTCTCAACCTGACTGTGGTGAAGATGCTTTAAGTATCGCTGAATTATTAGCACGATCAGGAGCTGTCGATGTTATTGTCATTGATTCCGTTGCTGCCTTAGTCCCCAAAAGCGAACTCGAAGGAGATATTGGAGATATGCATGTAGGTTTGCAGGCACGCATGATGTCTCAAGCTTTAAGAAAACTTACTGCAACTTTAGCACGCAGTCAAACTTGCGCCATATTTATCAATCAAATTCGTGAAAAAATAGGTGTAAGCTTTGGTAATCCAGAAACAACAACAGGAGGACGTGCATTAAAATTCTATTCCTCCATTCGCATTGATATTCGCCGTATAGGTGCAATAAAAGGTAATGAAAACTTTGATCTAGGAAATCGTATCAAAGTTAAAGTTGCCAAAAATAAACTCGCTCCTCCATTTAGAACAGCTGAATTTGATATCCTATTCAATGAAGGTATTTCTTCGGCCGGATGCATTTTAGATCTTGCTGTCGAACACAACATCATTGAGAAAAAAGGTTCCTGGTTTAATTACCAAGATCGTAAATTAGGACAAGGCAGAGAAGCTGTACGAGAAGAACTAAAGAAAAATAAAAAACTCTTTGATGAGTTAGAGAAACGTATTTTAGAAATAACTTCTGTTCCCAAATCATTAATTATTGAAGAAAATAAAGAAACCCCACTAGCAACCATTGTTTCTTAG
- a CDS encoding putative folate metabolism gamma-glutamate ligase, with product MKITPIVTRTIFLYDDLYAILEESLPKLKEKSIIVISSKIISLCEGAVLDTHTIAKDTLVKHEADAYVYSMPGLYLTKKQGILIPSAGIDESNALGYYVLYPRDLLTSTNVVGEWLKKIYSVKDLGVIVVDSHTTPMRRGVLGLGLCWYGFSPLYSYLGKRDCFGRPLQMTAINLVDALSASAVLCMGEGDEHTPLAIIENAPKVSFHSFPTRQEDIAALGIDETEDIYGPILRSIAWQSTHMGTC from the coding sequence ATGAAAATTACTCCTATTGTTACGCGGACGATTTTTCTATACGATGATTTGTATGCGATTTTGGAAGAATCGCTTCCAAAGTTAAAAGAGAAGTCTATTATTGTTATATCCTCCAAGATCATAAGTTTATGCGAAGGAGCTGTTCTTGATACTCATACAATAGCGAAAGATACCTTGGTAAAGCATGAAGCAGATGCATATGTTTATTCTATGCCTGGTCTGTATTTAACTAAAAAACAAGGAATTTTGATTCCTTCTGCTGGTATTGATGAATCCAATGCATTAGGTTATTATGTTTTATATCCTCGAGATTTATTAACTTCTACTAATGTTGTGGGAGAGTGGCTCAAGAAAATATATTCAGTAAAAGATTTAGGAGTCATTGTTGTTGATAGCCATACGACACCCATGCGTCGTGGTGTGTTAGGTTTGGGACTATGTTGGTATGGTTTTTCTCCTTTGTATAGTTATTTAGGGAAAAGAGATTGTTTTGGCCGTCCTTTACAGATGACAGCTATAAATCTTGTCGATGCATTATCTGCGTCTGCTGTTCTTTGCATGGGTGAAGGCGATGAACACACACCCTTAGCGATTATTGAAAATGCTCCTAAAGTTTCCTTCCATTCTTTCCCTACTCGACAAGAGGATATAGCAGCTTTAGGTATAGATGAAACCGAGGATATTTATGGTCCTATATTGCGTTCTATAGCTTGGCAATCTACTCATATGGGAACATGTTAA
- a CDS encoding dihydrofolate reductase — MKIILGIAACDPRGTIGKGNRLPWDYPEDLRFFSHVIGKYPIVMGRKTWEGLPKHHCVHRKVIVFTRHTCVNSSHLIWVSSLEEFDILTLPSPIFVIGGGEIFSLFLENYKIRGCFLTHIRQCYDGEIIFPLSLLEGWKQTVLHQTRDLKFCYYENYSYCYADDFSIR; from the coding sequence ATGAAAATTATTTTAGGTATAGCTGCTTGTGATCCTCGAGGAACCATTGGGAAAGGAAACCGACTGCCATGGGATTATCCTGAGGATTTGCGTTTTTTTTCTCATGTTATTGGGAAGTATCCTATTGTTATGGGAAGAAAAACATGGGAGGGGTTGCCGAAGCATCATTGTGTTCATCGTAAGGTGATAGTCTTTACACGACATACTTGTGTTAACTCCTCACATCTTATTTGGGTTTCTTCTTTGGAAGAATTTGATATTTTAACACTTCCCTCTCCCATTTTTGTGATAGGAGGAGGCGAAATCTTTTCTTTATTTTTGGAGAATTACAAAATTAGGGGATGTTTTCTCACGCATATTCGACAGTGTTATGATGGAGAGATTATATTTCCTTTATCTTTATTAGAAGGTTGGAAACAAACAGTGCTTCATCAGACACGAGATTTAAAATTTTGCTATTATGAAAATTACTCCTATTGTTACGCGGACGATTTTTCTATACGATGA
- the folP gene encoding dihydropteroate synthase, which yields MTSPRFVCLSLGSNLGNRFDNFRKAYLNLKELGIQDLQSSVILETKALLLPNSPETWDLPFFNSVIIGKTSLSPSELLKKLKNIENLLGRDLHAPAWSPRTLDIDILLYGDGDYQDKDLTIPHSGLLKRPFLISLIAALCPDRQLYQPNSPYHLKTFGEIAHLCPCPREMILNAFSPTTFCMGIVNVTDNSMSDGGEYLDPNKAVEHAEKLFSQGASIIDFGAQSTNPKVKQFLSVEEEWKRLEPVLQLLSCRWSGCAQYPYISIDTFYPEIAIRACNIYPIHWINDVSGGSEKMIEVAKELGTCLVVNHSCSLPPCPEATLDFTSSPVDQLLDWGRRKIEFCDHLGLDCSQIIFDPGIGFGTTSIQAMYILQKMQMFRELGCPLLVGHSRKSCFSLLGKYDPKDRDWETAAISILLQQQRVDYLRVHDVAHNQRALSASAWCGQSV from the coding sequence ATGACATCTCCACGTTTTGTTTGTTTATCTTTAGGTTCTAATTTAGGGAATCGTTTTGATAATTTCCGTAAAGCATATTTAAATCTCAAAGAATTAGGTATTCAAGATTTACAGAGTTCAGTAATTTTAGAAACCAAGGCTTTATTACTTCCTAATTCTCCAGAAACTTGGGATTTGCCTTTTTTTAATTCCGTAATTATAGGGAAAACTTCTTTATCTCCTTCAGAGTTATTAAAAAAATTAAAAAATATAGAAAATCTTTTGGGTAGAGATCTTCATGCTCCTGCTTGGTCACCTCGTACTCTAGATATTGATATTTTGTTGTATGGAGATGGTGATTATCAAGACAAAGATCTCACTATTCCTCATTCTGGGCTTTTGAAAAGGCCATTTTTGATTTCTCTTATTGCAGCACTTTGTCCGGATCGTCAATTATATCAACCAAACTCACCGTATCATTTGAAGACATTCGGAGAAATTGCTCATCTCTGTCCATGTCCTAGGGAGATGATTTTGAATGCATTTTCTCCTACAACATTTTGTATGGGCATTGTGAATGTTACGGACAACTCTATGTCAGATGGAGGGGAATACTTAGATCCGAATAAAGCTGTGGAACATGCTGAAAAGTTATTTTCTCAGGGAGCTAGTATTATAGATTTTGGTGCACAATCAACAAATCCTAAGGTCAAGCAGTTTCTTTCTGTAGAAGAAGAGTGGAAGCGCCTGGAGCCTGTTTTACAATTATTATCTTGTCGTTGGTCTGGATGTGCGCAATATCCCTATATTTCTATAGATACGTTTTATCCTGAAATTGCTATCAGAGCTTGCAATATCTATCCTATTCATTGGATTAATGATGTATCTGGCGGGTCTGAAAAAATGATCGAGGTTGCTAAAGAATTAGGAACATGTTTAGTAGTGAACCACTCCTGTTCTTTACCTCCATGTCCAGAAGCTACGTTAGATTTTACTTCTTCTCCTGTGGATCAGTTATTAGATTGGGGAAGGAGAAAAATAGAATTTTGTGATCATTTGGGATTAGATTGTTCTCAAATTATTTTTGATCCTGGAATAGGTTTTGGGACAACATCTATACAAGCTATGTACATACTGCAAAAAATGCAGATGTTTCGCGAGTTAGGTTGTCCTTTGTTAGTGGGGCATTCAAGGAAGTCTTGTTTTTCCTTATTAGGGAAGTATGACCCCAAAGATCGTGATTGGGAAACGGCGGCTATTTCTATTTTATTACAACAGCAGCGGGTAGATTATTTACGAGTACATGATGTTGCGCATAATCAGAGGGCGCTATCTGCATCTGCATGGTGCGGACAATCTGTATGA
- the folB gene encoding dihydroneopterin aldolase: protein MRLGCSPEERHFKQPILISLIISFREEPIACVSDDLNDATCYVRLTSLIEEVVDSYPCTLIEHLSTLIMQSLEEELSNQVSRIDLEVYKERPPVPNVLKPICFKISKQFAI, encoded by the coding sequence GTGCGTTTAGGGTGTTCGCCTGAGGAACGTCATTTTAAACAACCTATTTTAATCTCTCTTATTATTTCTTTTAGAGAGGAACCCATTGCTTGTGTTTCTGATGATCTCAATGATGCTACATGTTATGTTAGGTTAACTTCTTTAATAGAGGAAGTAGTTGATTCCTATCCATGTACGCTAATTGAACATTTATCTACGTTGATTATGCAGTCTTTAGAAGAGGAATTATCTAACCAGGTATCTCGGATAGATCTTGAAGTTTATAAAGAACGTCCTCCTGTTCCTAATGTGCTGAAGCCTATTTGTTTTAAAATAAGTAAACAGTTTGCGATATGA
- a CDS encoding RNA polymerase sigma factor: MNTQNGQAVDAAHEEAQRKLEELVTLAKDQGFITYEEINEILPMSFDTPEQIDQVLIFLTGMDIQVLNQADVERQRERKKEAKELEGLAKRTEGTPDDPVRMYLKEMGTVPLLTREEEVEISKRIEKAQIQIERIILRFRYSTKEAISIAQYLINGKERFDKIISEKEVEDKAHFLKLLPKLITLLKEEDAYLEALLLALKQNNLSKQEVSKLNDDLEKCRIRTQAYLRCFHCRHNVTEDFGEVVFKAYDSFLQLEQQINDLKIRAERNKFAAAKLDAAKRRLHKREVAAGRTLEEFKKDVRMLQRWMDKSQEAKKEMVESNLRLVISIAKKYTNRGLSFLDLIQEGNMGLMKAVEKFEYRRGYKFSTYATWWIRQAVTRAIADQARTIRIPVHMIETINKVLRGAKKLMMETGKEPTPEELAEELGLTPDRVREIYKISQHPISLQAEVGEGGESSFGDFLEDTGVESPAEATGYSMLKDKMKEVLKTLTDRERFVLIHRFGLLDGKPKTLEEVGSAFNVTRERIRQIEAKALRKMRHPIRSKQLRAFLDLLEEEKTGSHKTKNSKG; this comes from the coding sequence ATGAATACACAAAATGGTCAAGCTGTAGATGCAGCGCACGAAGAAGCTCAGAGAAAATTAGAAGAGTTGGTTACTCTTGCTAAGGATCAGGGCTTTATTACGTATGAAGAGATCAATGAAATTCTTCCCATGTCTTTTGATACACCTGAGCAAATTGATCAGGTTCTTATTTTTCTTACAGGGATGGACATTCAGGTCCTGAACCAAGCAGATGTTGAAAGACAAAGAGAGAGGAAGAAAGAGGCTAAAGAGCTTGAAGGTTTAGCAAAACGTACGGAGGGAACTCCTGACGATCCTGTCCGCATGTATTTAAAAGAAATGGGGACAGTTCCTCTATTAACTCGGGAAGAAGAAGTCGAAATTTCTAAAAGAATTGAAAAGGCTCAGATACAAATCGAGCGTATCATTTTACGTTTCCGTTATTCTACAAAAGAGGCTATTTCTATCGCTCAATACCTCATTAATGGGAAAGAGCGTTTTGATAAAATTATTTCTGAGAAGGAAGTTGAGGATAAGGCACATTTTTTAAAATTACTTCCTAAATTAATTACTTTACTTAAAGAAGAAGATGCTTATTTAGAAGCATTACTTTTGGCATTGAAACAAAATAATTTATCTAAGCAAGAAGTATCTAAATTAAATGATGATTTAGAAAAGTGTCGTATTCGTACACAAGCATATTTACGTTGTTTCCATTGTCGTCATAACGTGACTGAAGATTTCGGTGAAGTTGTTTTTAAAGCATATGATTCTTTTTTACAGTTGGAACAACAAATAAATGATTTAAAAATTCGTGCAGAGAGGAATAAATTTGCTGCGGCAAAGTTGGACGCAGCTAAACGACGTTTACATAAACGTGAAGTAGCTGCGGGAAGAACTCTAGAGGAGTTTAAAAAAGATGTTCGTATGTTGCAGCGCTGGATGGACAAGAGTCAAGAAGCAAAAAAAGAAATGGTAGAGTCGAATCTTCGACTTGTTATTTCTATAGCTAAGAAGTATACCAACCGAGGCTTATCTTTCTTAGATTTGATTCAAGAAGGGAATATGGGGTTAATGAAAGCGGTAGAAAAGTTTGAATACCGTAGAGGATACAAGTTTTCTACTTACGCTACTTGGTGGATTCGTCAAGCGGTTACTCGTGCTATTGCTGATCAGGCGCGTACTATTCGTATTCCTGTACACATGATAGAAACAATTAATAAGGTTCTTAGGGGAGCCAAGAAATTAATGATGGAGACTGGCAAAGAGCCTACTCCAGAAGAATTGGCCGAAGAACTAGGTTTAACTCCTGATCGGGTGAGAGAAATTTATAAAATCTCTCAACATCCTATTTCTCTACAAGCAGAAGTAGGAGAGGGTGGAGAAAGTTCTTTTGGAGATTTTTTAGAAGATACTGGAGTCGAATCTCCGGCAGAGGCTACTGGGTATTCCATGCTTAAAGACAAAATGAAAGAGGTATTGAAAACACTCACGGATCGTGAGCGTTTTGTGTTGATCCATCGTTTTGGTCTTTTAGATGGTAAACCGAAGACGTTGGAAGAAGTGGGCTCTGCTTTTAATGTAACTCGTGAGCGTATTCGACAAATTGAGGCCAAAGCATTGAGAAAAATGCGACACCCAATTCGTTCTAAGCAATTACGTGCGTTTCTTGATCTTTTGGAAGAGGAAAAAACGGGTTCACATAAAACGAAAAATAGTAAGGGATAG
- the rpsT gene encoding 30S ribosomal protein S20 translates to MATKKTTKKNDPKKRSSAEKRVLTSQKRARINQSFKSKVKTLIKKFEQALKEGDQENITTGLRLVYSMADRAVKRGIFKANKAARIKSHATKRANINI, encoded by the coding sequence ATGGCAACTAAAAAAACTACAAAGAAAAATGATCCTAAAAAGCGATCTTCTGCAGAAAAACGTGTTCTTACATCACAAAAACGCGCTCGAATCAATCAAAGCTTCAAGTCTAAAGTAAAAACTTTAATTAAGAAATTCGAACAAGCTTTAAAAGAGGGTGATCAAGAAAATATTACCACCGGATTGCGACTAGTTTATAGCATGGCCGATCGTGCAGTGAAAAGAGGAATTTTTAAGGCCAATAAAGCTGCTCGAATTAAATCTCACGCCACCAAACGTGCTAATATAAATATTTAG
- the recD gene encoding exodeoxyribonuclease V subunit alpha, with protein MRSKTSAFISSLNTNVPSALKDSLQQQYILPIDLAFSKRYSRLDSETDFIFLAIFSSLLRSGYPFLSIENGRIFPSIPGISEQLFYNCFANLHRDLLSSLFFVKDNKIYLRTLYHTRENLFHKLSLLSKAVPKYIISDVKNDLLSEEQNQVFQKAIRSCFSLICGGPGTGKTFLAVQIVLTLLRNNPQMRVAVVTPTGKAASHIRQIFASNDILGDRVYIQTIHHFLQEYAYKRCNQVDLLLVDEGSMVTLGLLNSLVNTLSGMRVDGRVLADNLIILGDAQQLPPIGLGAGNPLQDLIAYFPENTLRLQISHRAKTDQIHNLSQAILNKQSLPFTPLPPIHQAISMIKEMFVLSSSQMSLCVLTPMRYGRWGYLHLNHLVFCEMQKTHPDLLIPIMITARYATWGLSNGDTGFLCHKTRRLLFQHCPPIDATTFSHYTYNYVMSVHKSQGSEYDQVIVIVPQGCATFDSSMLYTAITRAKHSVTIWAEETTLRKIIKKRHKYPYEEA; from the coding sequence ATGAGAAGTAAAACGTCGGCGTTTATATCATCATTAAATACTAACGTTCCTTCTGCTCTTAAAGATTCTCTTCAACAACAATACATTTTACCTATAGATTTAGCATTTTCTAAGAGGTATTCGCGATTAGATTCTGAAACAGATTTTATATTTTTGGCTATATTTTCTTCTCTTTTACGTTCTGGCTATCCCTTTCTTTCTATAGAAAACGGACGAATATTTCCTTCTATTCCAGGAATCTCAGAGCAATTATTTTATAATTGTTTTGCTAATCTTCACAGAGATCTTCTTTCTTCTTTATTTTTCGTGAAGGATAACAAGATTTATTTGCGCACATTATATCATACTCGTGAAAATCTGTTTCATAAGTTGTCATTGTTATCTAAAGCGGTGCCTAAATATATTATTTCTGATGTAAAAAATGATTTGTTGTCAGAAGAACAAAATCAGGTTTTTCAAAAAGCAATTCGTTCTTGTTTTTCGTTAATATGTGGGGGGCCTGGAACGGGGAAAACTTTTCTTGCTGTTCAAATTGTCCTTACTCTACTTCGAAATAATCCTCAAATGCGTGTTGCTGTAGTTACCCCTACGGGCAAGGCTGCTTCCCATATTCGTCAAATATTTGCTAGCAATGATATTTTGGGAGATAGGGTCTATATCCAAACAATACATCATTTTTTACAAGAATATGCGTATAAACGATGCAATCAAGTCGATCTTTTATTAGTGGATGAAGGATCTATGGTTACATTAGGTCTGCTTAATAGTTTGGTGAATACATTATCAGGGATGCGTGTGGATGGTCGTGTTCTTGCAGATAATTTAATCATATTGGGTGATGCACAACAATTACCTCCAATAGGGCTAGGAGCAGGAAATCCTTTACAAGATTTAATTGCCTATTTTCCTGAAAATACTCTACGTTTACAAATATCTCATAGAGCAAAAACAGATCAAATACACAATTTATCTCAGGCTATTTTAAATAAGCAATCGTTACCTTTTACTCCCCTGCCTCCTATTCACCAAGCTATTTCTATGATTAAGGAAATGTTTGTTCTATCTTCTTCTCAAATGTCTTTGTGCGTACTTACTCCAATGAGATATGGAAGATGGGGGTATTTACATTTAAATCATCTCGTTTTTTGTGAAATGCAAAAAACACATCCAGATTTATTGATTCCTATTATGATTACAGCGCGATATGCAACTTGGGGATTATCTAATGGAGATACGGGGTTTCTTTGTCATAAAACACGTAGATTACTTTTTCAGCATTGTCCTCCCATAGATGCCACTACTTTTTCTCACTATACATATAATTATGTAATGTCTGTCCACAAAAGTCAGGGAAGCGAATACGATCAGGTTATTGTAATAGTCCCGCAGGGGTGTGCTACTTTTGATTCTTCAATGCTTTACACGGCTATTACTCGTGCAAAGCATTCTGTTACAATTTGGGCTGAAGAAACTACCCTAAGGAAAATCATAAAGAAACGGCACAAATATCCTTATGAAGAAGCCTAA